The genomic interval GCGGTGGCGGTGCTGTGCGGTCTTCTAGGTGACGGCAGTAGCTACCTCCCATCCGAACCCGATTCCGTTGCCGAGACCGACCCGGACACCAACGTATCGTCGCGCTTCCCGAACAACTAAGCCCCCGCGAGAACCCCACACCGACAACGGATGGCCGACACGACCGACGAACTCGCCGGGGTGGTGGACCTGTTCGGCGCGCTGACCCGCGACGAACTCGAACGCGCGCTGGTGGAACTCGCGTTCAAGCAGGGCCGCGAGGTCGAACGCGAGGCCGTCGCGAGCGAGATCGACCGCGCGGTCGAGGGCTACCACCTCGTCGAGACCGAGTACGCCGACTCGTCGGACGCGGCGACCGCGTCCGACGAGTCGGGCGACGACGGGGGCGGGGCCGAGACCGTGCTGGTCGCGGGTCCCGCCGCCTTCCCGACCGTCCCCGAGAACGGCCCCGACCTGCCCCACATCCTGGACGTGCCCGACCGCGACCTCGACCGCGAGGACCTCGGCGAGGCGGTCGCCGAGCGACTCCGTGAGGAGGCCCGAACGGCCGCCGCGGCGGGCGACGCCGACCGCGCCGAGGAACTGCTGGACGTGAGCTACGACCTCGAAGCGTGGGCCCCGGTGGACGCGAGTGGGGTGCGCGAGACCCTCGATAGCGCGTTCGAGTGACCGACGCGACCGACCGCCGAGCGCGGGGTCGCGCGAACGGATTCGGGCGACCC from Halorussus salilacus carries:
- a CDS encoding DUF7109 family protein, which gives rise to MADTTDELAGVVDLFGALTRDELERALVELAFKQGREVEREAVASEIDRAVEGYHLVETEYADSSDAATASDESGDDGGGAETVLVAGPAAFPTVPENGPDLPHILDVPDRDLDREDLGEAVAERLREEARTAAAAGDADRAEELLDVSYDLEAWAPVDASGVRETLDSAFE